A single genomic interval of Hymenobacter gelipurpurascens harbors:
- a CDS encoding glycoside hydrolase family 20 protein, with the protein MRKNPWLSLSFLLGLFGAAPAFAQQAADPSPSTALIPMPAHLTPGRGSFAITAATSIYVDANSQELRRIGQVLSQDLQASAGVQPPVVVVGKSRPGKPGSGDIYLSLRPALDSLGAEGYTLSVQPSQVVLAARDPHGVFLGLQTIRQLLPPQRAAGGAVSLPAVEVVDQPRYAWRGMHLDVSRHFFPVSFVKQYIDYLALHKLNTFHWHLTDDQGWRIEIKKYPRLTSVGGWREGTLIGHYSDQPHQFDNLRYGGFYTQEQIREVVRYAQDRYITVVPEIEMPGHAVAALAAYPELSCTGGPFKVERLWGVFDDIFCAGNEQTFSFLQDVLTEVMPLFPGRMVHLGGDEAPKTRWRTCPKCQARMKAENLKDEHELQSYFVQRMEKFVNSRGKTMIGWDEILEGGLAPNAAVMSWRGMEGGTTAARQHHQVVMAPGSHAYFDHAQGEASLEPLSFGGFLPLSKVYAFEPTPTELTAAEQQYVLGGQANLWTEYIATEQQAEYMLLPRLSALAEVLWTPTRQKSWPSFQQRMQQQYRRYESWGASYSRSAFNVRQRLTFDSARHATLVALQMDAAGPRIRYSLDGTAPTPASAEYTQPFAVSHSAVIKAAAFEGHQLQGEVTTRELTVHQAFAAPVTLTTEPNRSYRGAGAITLVDGQRGSTNHADGQWLGFYGTDLEATLDLGQVTALRTVKASFLQAAGSGIRLPTNVAIAVSKDGVKYQTVYAAPVSGFSPGKPAIREVPAALPKTKARFVRITATNAQPPGAATPDTWLFVDEVMVQ; encoded by the coding sequence GTGAGAAAGAATCCTTGGCTGTCGTTGTCCTTTCTGCTAGGCCTGTTTGGGGCTGCTCCGGCTTTCGCCCAGCAAGCGGCCGACCCTTCCCCGTCAACTGCGCTTATTCCAATGCCGGCCCACCTCACCCCCGGCCGTGGAAGCTTTGCCATCACGGCGGCCACCAGCATTTACGTCGACGCAAACAGCCAGGAGCTGCGCCGCATCGGGCAGGTGCTAAGCCAGGATCTGCAGGCCAGCGCGGGCGTGCAGCCTCCCGTGGTGGTGGTCGGAAAGAGCAGGCCGGGTAAGCCCGGTTCAGGAGATATATACCTGTCCTTGCGCCCGGCCCTGGACAGCCTGGGCGCCGAGGGCTACACGCTAAGTGTACAGCCAAGTCAAGTTGTGCTGGCCGCCCGAGACCCTCACGGCGTGTTTCTGGGCCTGCAAACCATCCGCCAGCTGCTACCCCCGCAGCGCGCCGCCGGGGGGGCGGTGAGCTTGCCGGCAGTGGAGGTGGTGGACCAGCCCCGGTACGCCTGGCGGGGCATGCACCTGGATGTGAGCCGCCACTTCTTTCCGGTTTCATTTGTCAAGCAGTACATTGACTACCTGGCCCTGCACAAGCTGAATACCTTTCACTGGCACCTCACCGACGACCAGGGCTGGCGCATAGAAATCAAAAAATATCCCCGGCTGACTTCCGTGGGCGGCTGGCGCGAGGGCACCCTCATTGGGCACTACTCCGATCAGCCCCACCAGTTCGATAACCTCCGCTACGGGGGCTTCTACACCCAGGAGCAGATCCGGGAGGTGGTCCGCTACGCCCAGGACCGCTACATTACGGTGGTGCCGGAAATTGAGATGCCCGGCCACGCCGTCGCCGCCCTGGCGGCCTACCCCGAGCTGTCCTGCACGGGCGGCCCTTTCAAGGTGGAGCGGCTTTGGGGAGTGTTTGACGACATCTTCTGCGCCGGCAACGAGCAGACGTTTTCTTTCCTGCAGGACGTGCTAACCGAAGTTATGCCGCTGTTTCCGGGCCGCATGGTGCACCTGGGCGGGGATGAAGCGCCCAAAACGCGCTGGCGCACCTGCCCGAAGTGTCAGGCCCGGATGAAGGCGGAAAATCTAAAGGACGAGCACGAGCTGCAAAGCTACTTCGTGCAGCGCATGGAGAAGTTTGTGAACTCCCGCGGCAAGACCATGATCGGGTGGGATGAGATTTTGGAAGGCGGCCTGGCGCCCAACGCCGCCGTCATGTCCTGGCGCGGGATGGAGGGCGGCACCACGGCGGCCCGGCAGCACCATCAGGTGGTGATGGCCCCCGGCTCCCACGCCTACTTCGACCATGCCCAGGGCGAAGCCAGCCTGGAGCCCCTGTCGTTTGGCGGCTTCCTGCCCCTGTCCAAGGTGTACGCCTTCGAGCCCACCCCCACAGAGCTGACGGCGGCCGAGCAGCAGTACGTTCTAGGGGGTCAGGCCAACCTCTGGACCGAGTACATTGCCACCGAGCAGCAGGCCGAGTATATGCTGCTGCCCCGCCTGTCGGCACTGGCTGAGGTGCTCTGGACTCCCACCCGGCAGAAAAGCTGGCCCAGCTTTCAGCAGCGGATGCAGCAGCAGTACCGGCGTTATGAGTCCTGGGGCGCCTCCTACTCCCGGAGTGCCTTTAACGTGCGCCAGCGGCTGACCTTCGACTCCGCCCGACATGCTACCCTGGTAGCCCTGCAGATGGACGCTGCAGGCCCCCGGATCCGCTACTCCCTCGACGGCACCGCGCCCACCCCGGCCTCTGCGGAGTACACCCAGCCGTTTGCCGTGTCCCATTCGGCTGTTATCAAAGCCGCGGCCTTTGAAGGCCACCAGCTACAGGGGGAAGTCACGACCCGGGAGCTGACGGTGCACCAGGCTTTTGCCGCCCCCGTGACGCTCACCACCGAGCCCAACAGAAGCTACCGGGGGGCCGGAGCCATAACCTTGGTGGATGGGCAACGGGGCTCCACCAACCACGCCGACGGGCAGTGGCTGGGCTTTTACGGTACCGACCTGGAAGCCACCCTCGACCTGGGGCAGGTCACCGCCCTTAGGACCGTGAAAGCCAGCTTTCTACAGGCGGCCGGCTCGGGCATCCGGCTGCCGACCAACGTGGCAATCGCCGTGTCAAAGGATGGCGTCAAATACCAGACCGTGTATGCCGCCCCTGTCTCCGGGTTCTCCCCGGGCAAGCCGGCTATTCGCGAAGTGCCGGCTGCGCTACCGAAAACCAAGGCCCGGTTTGTCCGCATTACGGCCACAAATGCCCAGCCGCCCGGGGCAGCCACGCCCGATACCTGGCTGTTCGTGGATGAAGTGATGGTGCAGTAG
- a CDS encoding ABC transporter permease/M1 family aminopeptidase, with protein sequence MILLITFLVVIANYASDARDGYFLLNAPIVLAAVTVICCVFWLVIGASVAGEAAARDVQTRMHLLTYAAPASKAAYLGGRYLAAFALSALQLLAIPAGMLLAMHFAGVEAEILGPFRVAPYLTTFFFIALPNAFFATAMQFSAAALSRRALASYLVGAALFAASYTIWPLLEKGGEWGNLADPMSFGPVLSHLSIDWSPQEKSTRFLLLEGSFLANRLLWFGFSLGLLAFTYFRFQFVLPGSGSKQFAGKPLLPAVTAWEKLRWETAEALPPARGTYGWATQLSQLRRITWESFLPLAKSKAGLPLLALLALLVGATVPGNLKGRGVPLLPRTDFVVEYLTAPLAGPAAFWVLLVLLIIFYAGQLVWRDRETGVSEVVNAAPVPEGVLFLSRFLALSLVLVVWLAFLMTAGVLAQAAIGGASPAIGLYVRALFGLQLVDCLLFALLALTVHVLVNQKFVAHLVALLIYGFMSFAPALGIEHKLLIFGASPPWTYTDMAGFGSSLAPWLWFKGYWVAWGLLLAVVARLFWVRGRESSAAARLQLARRRFTRSSALVSAVAVAGLLLFGGFIFYNTNVLHAYTAAAEIAARRAGYEQRYRRYLNVPQPVLSGVNLQVEIYPQQRTVAIRGTYLLVNKSQVAIDTVHLAAGAGVETTAINFNQPAKAVLVDEEHGYRRYALAQPLAPGDSLRLRFQVKHQARGFTNNGADAQVTENSTSFRNLEWLPVIGYQPYRELDEAGARKAYGLASRPATYSLYDAAARRYAPFSEQIRLEAIVGTDASQTVVAPGTLRRTWIKAGRRYFHFATDALIRNEYAFFSAAYAVQEGKWRNPSAGSAQEVAIQVYYPPGLSQNPARMVRSAQASLDYYTQQFGPYPHRQLRFVAHPSYAFGNHAAPIDITAEEGFFLLNPNKDKRGFDLVTAVVAHEVAHQWWGNQLKQAYVEGAGLISESLAWYSAMGVLEDKYGAEHLQALLGFLREENELPRTRAAKPLLQADDFYQNYRKGPLALYSLSQYMGRDRVNGALRNLLARHRPGTMPRPTSLDLFRELQTATPDSLQPLLHDLFQANTFWELATESVTAQPLGGAWQVTLTLQARKVVVDSAGTEFKRPMKEWVEIGAFAPAPDGKAVGQPLYRQRHLLKSGRQTIVFTLPARPATVGVDPRNLLIDSNTINNSKAVN encoded by the coding sequence GTGATCTTGCTTATCACTTTTCTGGTAGTCATTGCCAACTATGCCTCCGACGCGCGGGACGGATACTTTCTCCTGAACGCGCCCATCGTCCTGGCTGCCGTCACGGTGATCTGCTGCGTGTTCTGGCTGGTGATAGGCGCCTCCGTGGCAGGCGAAGCGGCTGCCCGCGATGTGCAGACCCGCATGCATTTGCTTACGTACGCGGCCCCCGCCAGCAAAGCCGCCTACCTGGGCGGGCGCTACCTGGCCGCCTTTGCCCTGAGTGCCCTCCAGCTGCTCGCCATCCCGGCGGGTATGCTGCTGGCCATGCACTTTGCCGGGGTTGAGGCCGAGATTCTGGGTCCGTTCCGGGTGGCACCCTACCTGACTACCTTTTTCTTTATCGCTCTGCCCAACGCTTTTTTCGCGACGGCTATGCAATTTTCGGCGGCGGCGCTCAGCCGGCGGGCCCTAGCAAGCTATCTGGTCGGCGCGGCCCTGTTCGCGGCGTCCTACACAATATGGCCCCTGCTGGAAAAAGGGGGAGAATGGGGAAACCTGGCTGACCCGATGAGTTTTGGCCCGGTACTGAGCCATCTGTCCATTGACTGGAGCCCTCAGGAGAAAAGCACGCGTTTTCTGCTGCTGGAAGGATCCTTTCTCGCTAACCGCCTTCTCTGGTTCGGCTTTTCACTGGGCCTGCTAGCCTTTACGTACTTCCGGTTTCAGTTTGTGTTGCCTGGCTCCGGCTCAAAGCAGTTTGCAGGGAAACCCCTACTCCCAGCGGTAACGGCCTGGGAGAAGCTCCGCTGGGAAACCGCGGAAGCGCTGCCGCCGGCCAGGGGAACGTACGGCTGGGCCACCCAGCTAAGCCAGTTGCGCCGTATCACCTGGGAATCCTTTCTGCCGCTCGCCAAAAGCAAGGCTGGCCTGCCCCTGTTGGCTTTGCTGGCCCTGCTGGTAGGCGCTACTGTGCCCGGCAACCTGAAAGGCCGGGGCGTGCCCTTGCTGCCCCGAACGGACTTTGTCGTGGAGTACCTGACCGCTCCCCTGGCGGGGCCGGCCGCTTTCTGGGTTCTTCTGGTGCTGCTCATTATTTTCTATGCCGGCCAGCTGGTGTGGCGGGACCGGGAAACCGGGGTGAGTGAGGTGGTCAACGCGGCGCCGGTGCCGGAGGGAGTGCTTTTCCTGAGCCGGTTTCTGGCGCTGTCCCTGGTGTTGGTCGTGTGGCTGGCCTTCCTAATGACGGCAGGCGTGCTGGCACAGGCGGCCATAGGTGGCGCTTCCCCTGCAATAGGCCTGTACGTGCGGGCCCTGTTCGGGCTGCAGCTAGTCGACTGCCTCCTTTTCGCCCTACTGGCCCTCACCGTGCATGTCCTGGTAAACCAAAAGTTTGTGGCCCATCTGGTAGCGCTGCTGATCTACGGGTTCATGTCGTTTGCGCCTGCGCTGGGTATCGAGCACAAGCTGCTCATTTTTGGCGCCAGTCCGCCGTGGACTTATACCGATATGGCCGGGTTTGGGTCGTCGCTGGCGCCCTGGCTGTGGTTTAAGGGATATTGGGTGGCCTGGGGACTGCTGCTGGCAGTCGTGGCGCGGCTGTTCTGGGTGCGGGGACGGGAGAGCAGTGCAGCTGCGCGGCTTCAGCTGGCGCGCCGGCGCTTCACGCGTTCCAGCGCCCTGGTGTCGGCAGTGGCTGTGGCCGGCCTCCTCTTGTTTGGCGGCTTCATCTTCTACAACACCAACGTGCTGCATGCGTACACTGCCGCCGCGGAGATTGCGGCACGGCGCGCTGGGTATGAGCAGCGCTACCGCCGGTACCTCAACGTTCCCCAGCCCGTGCTGTCCGGGGTAAACCTGCAGGTGGAAATATATCCCCAGCAGCGGACGGTAGCGATCCGGGGCACTTACCTGCTGGTGAATAAAAGTCAGGTGGCCATTGACACGGTGCATCTGGCGGCGGGTGCGGGCGTTGAAACAACTGCGATTAACTTCAACCAGCCGGCCAAAGCTGTGCTCGTGGACGAGGAGCACGGCTACCGCCGGTACGCCCTGGCCCAGCCCCTAGCCCCGGGCGACTCCCTGCGCCTGCGTTTTCAGGTTAAGCATCAAGCGCGGGGCTTTACCAACAACGGCGCCGACGCGCAGGTTACGGAAAACAGCACCAGCTTCCGCAATCTGGAGTGGCTTCCCGTCATCGGCTACCAGCCCTACCGGGAGCTGGATGAGGCCGGCGCCCGAAAAGCGTATGGCCTGGCTTCCCGACCCGCCACCTACTCGCTCTACGACGCGGCGGCCCGCCGGTACGCCCCTTTTTCCGAGCAAATCCGCCTGGAGGCCATCGTGGGCACGGATGCCAGCCAAACGGTGGTGGCGCCGGGCACCTTACGCCGAACCTGGATTAAAGCGGGCCGCCGCTACTTCCATTTTGCCACCGATGCGCTTATTCGCAATGAATACGCCTTTTTCTCGGCTGCCTACGCCGTGCAGGAAGGGAAGTGGCGCAACCCGTCGGCTGGCTCGGCGCAGGAGGTTGCCATCCAGGTTTACTATCCCCCGGGACTTTCGCAGAACCCGGCGCGCATGGTCCGGAGCGCCCAGGCATCGCTGGACTATTACACCCAGCAGTTCGGGCCCTACCCGCATCGGCAGCTGCGCTTTGTGGCCCATCCCAGCTACGCTTTCGGAAACCACGCCGCGCCCATCGACATCACGGCCGAGGAAGGTTTTTTCTTGCTGAACCCCAACAAGGACAAGCGGGGCTTTGACCTGGTGACGGCCGTGGTGGCGCACGAGGTGGCGCACCAGTGGTGGGGCAACCAACTTAAACAAGCCTATGTAGAGGGTGCCGGCCTGATTTCTGAAAGCCTGGCCTGGTACTCGGCCATGGGCGTACTGGAAGATAAGTACGGGGCGGAGCACCTGCAGGCCCTGCTGGGTTTCCTGCGGGAGGAGAATGAGCTCCCGCGCACCCGGGCCGCCAAGCCCCTGCTGCAAGCCGATGACTTTTACCAGAACTACCGCAAAGGGCCCCTGGCCTTGTACTCGCTAAGCCAATACATGGGACGGGACCGGGTGAACGGGGCGCTCCGGAATCTGCTGGCCCGGCACCGCCCCGGGACCATGCCCCGGCCCACGTCGCTGGACCTCTTCCGGGAGCTGCAGACGGCAACACCGGACTCACTCCAGCCCCTGCTGCACGACCTGTTTCAAGCCAACACCTTTTGGGAACTGGCGACTGAGAGCGTCACCGCCCAACCTCTAGGAGGCGCCTGGCAGGTGACGCTCACCCTGCAGGCTCGCAAGGTGGTAGTGGACAGCGCCGGCACCGAGTTTAAACGGCCGATGAAAGAGTGGGTAGAAATCGGAGCCTTCGCCCCCGCTCCCGATGGGAAAGCGGTAGGCCAGCCCCTTTACCGCCAAAGGCACCTGCTTAAATCCGGCCGGCAGACAATTGTGTTCACGCTGCCTGCCCGGCCCGCTACAGTGGGGGTGGATCCTCGTAATCTGCTGATTGACTCGAATACAATCAATAATTCCAAGGCAGTGAACTGA
- a CDS encoding GH92 family glycosyl hydrolase, whose protein sequence is MQRTYSQLLLSAGFWACLASVVACRPQPGSRRPATASRQISLTQYVDPFIGTGFHGHVFLGANVPFGAVQLGPVNITEGWDWCSGYHYSDSTIVGFAHTHLSGTGIGDLGDVTVMPTTGAVRVTEGRPKNPERGLVSLFSHQEEQARPGYYAVRLQRYDIRAELTATERVGFHQYTFPQSEASHLIFDLQQGIGWDLATDTHIEQLNDSTLVGYRNSKGWAADQRLYFAAVVSKPIRSFTSVQVLDTLGHTTPAATGNRIKGVLSFPTQAGEKVKLKVGISPVSTAGALANIRAEIPHWDFARVVAQADGAWNKELQKVRIQAEDTRRKTFYTALYHTMIAPSVFNDHNGDYRGTDQQVHQNPGFTNLTTFSLWDTYRAAHPLFTLLQPERVNDMVSSMLAIYQQQGKLPVWHLMGNETNCMVGYSAVPVVADAYLKGFTGFDANLAYEAVRATALRDEFGLKAVKEQGFIPADSEVESVSKGLEYAIDDWCIAQMARKMGKTADYAYFSQRAKNYQQYFDKKAGFMRGRLSTKAWRTPFDPFKSVHMKSDFTEGNAWQYTWLVPQDVEGLIGLLGGEQRFSRKLDSLFTVKGNMGEEASPDISGLIGMYAHGNEPGHHIPYLYNYVGQPWKTADKVRFITDNFYTAKPDGIIGNEDVGQMSAWHVFSTLGFYPLNPANGAYVFGSPAVQHATIQLAAGKTLTLEAQNNSATNRYIQAVTLNGKAYSKSYITHQQLLQGGRLVFTMGATPSPTWGVAPADRPRSVL, encoded by the coding sequence ATGCAGCGTACTTACAGTCAACTTCTCCTGTCCGCCGGCTTTTGGGCCTGCCTGGCTTCGGTAGTGGCCTGCCGCCCCCAGCCGGGCAGCCGCCGGCCGGCAACGGCGAGCCGGCAGATCAGCCTTACCCAGTACGTCGACCCCTTCATCGGCACGGGCTTTCACGGCCACGTTTTTCTGGGGGCCAACGTGCCCTTCGGAGCCGTGCAGCTCGGGCCGGTCAACATCACCGAGGGCTGGGACTGGTGCTCCGGGTATCATTACTCGGACTCCACCATCGTGGGGTTTGCCCACACCCACCTGAGCGGTACCGGCATCGGCGACCTGGGCGACGTGACGGTGATGCCCACCACGGGAGCGGTGCGCGTAACCGAAGGACGGCCAAAAAACCCGGAGCGGGGCCTGGTTTCGCTGTTTTCCCACCAGGAAGAGCAGGCCCGGCCCGGCTACTACGCCGTGCGCCTGCAGCGCTACGATATCAGGGCCGAGCTGACCGCCACCGAGCGGGTGGGCTTCCACCAGTACACGTTCCCCCAGTCCGAAGCTTCCCACCTGATTTTCGACCTGCAGCAGGGCATTGGCTGGGACCTGGCCACGGACACCCACATCGAGCAGCTCAACGACAGCACCCTCGTGGGGTACCGCAACTCCAAGGGCTGGGCCGCGGATCAGCGCCTGTACTTTGCCGCCGTCGTTTCCAAGCCCATCCGCAGTTTTACCAGTGTGCAGGTGCTCGACACGCTGGGCCACACCACGCCCGCCGCCACCGGCAACCGCATCAAGGGCGTGCTTTCCTTCCCGACCCAGGCGGGCGAAAAGGTGAAGCTGAAAGTGGGCATCTCCCCGGTAAGCACTGCCGGGGCCCTGGCCAACATCCGGGCGGAAATCCCCCACTGGGACTTCGCCAGGGTGGTAGCCCAGGCTGATGGGGCCTGGAACAAGGAGCTGCAGAAAGTGCGGATTCAGGCCGAGGACACCCGCCGGAAAACCTTTTACACGGCCCTCTACCACACCATGATTGCGCCCTCGGTATTCAACGACCACAACGGCGACTACCGGGGCACCGACCAGCAGGTGCACCAAAACCCGGGCTTCACCAACCTGACCACGTTTTCCCTCTGGGACACCTACCGGGCGGCGCACCCGCTGTTCACCCTGCTGCAGCCCGAGCGCGTCAACGACATGGTCAGCTCCATGCTGGCCATCTACCAGCAGCAGGGCAAGCTGCCCGTATGGCATCTGATGGGCAACGAAACCAACTGCATGGTGGGATACAGCGCCGTGCCGGTCGTGGCCGACGCCTACCTGAAAGGCTTCACGGGCTTCGACGCCAACCTGGCCTACGAGGCCGTGCGCGCCACGGCCCTGCGCGACGAGTTCGGGCTCAAAGCGGTGAAAGAGCAGGGCTTTATTCCGGCCGACAGTGAAGTGGAAAGTGTGTCCAAAGGGCTGGAGTACGCCATTGACGACTGGTGCATTGCCCAGATGGCCCGCAAAATGGGCAAGACCGCCGACTACGCCTACTTCAGCCAGCGGGCCAAAAACTACCAGCAGTACTTCGACAAAAAAGCCGGCTTTATGCGCGGGCGCCTCTCCACCAAGGCGTGGCGCACGCCCTTTGACCCGTTCAAGTCGGTGCACATGAAAAGCGACTTCACCGAGGGCAATGCCTGGCAGTACACCTGGCTGGTACCCCAGGATGTGGAAGGCCTGATTGGGCTGCTGGGCGGAGAGCAGCGCTTCAGCCGCAAGCTGGATTCGCTGTTTACGGTGAAGGGCAATATGGGCGAAGAGGCCTCCCCCGATATTTCGGGCCTGATCGGCATGTACGCCCACGGCAACGAGCCCGGCCATCACATTCCCTACCTCTACAACTACGTTGGCCAGCCCTGGAAAACGGCCGACAAAGTGCGCTTCATCACCGATAACTTCTACACGGCCAAGCCCGACGGCATCATCGGCAACGAAGACGTGGGCCAGATGTCGGCGTGGCACGTGTTTTCCACCCTGGGGTTCTACCCCCTCAACCCGGCCAACGGGGCCTACGTGTTTGGCAGCCCGGCCGTGCAGCACGCCACCATTCAGCTGGCCGCCGGCAAAACGCTGACCCTGGAAGCCCAAAACAACAGCGCGACCAACAGGTACATTCAGGCCGTTACCCTGAACGGCAAGGCCTACTCCAAATCCTACATCACCCACCAGCAGCTGCTGCAGGGCGGCAGGCTGGTATTTACAATGGGGGCCACGCCCAGCCCCACCTGGGGGGTGGCCCCCGCCGACCGGCCCCGGTCGGTGCTGTAA
- a CDS encoding copper homeostasis protein CutC has translation MRARTLEICANSVHSALAAQAGGADRVELCQQLEQGGTTPSLGTIEQVLSQLTIPVFVLIRPRPGPFCYDAQEQAVMAADIRHCRALGCAGVVLGALDQAGRVDRAACERLMDAAGPLAVTFHRAFDACPDQGQALEDIIRLGCQRLLTSGGQPTAVAGQPQLAALIKQAEGRLSIMPGSGLTPTTIQQVARHTGAREFHASAKRELAGGPPAKASEFDCPRWETDAAIVQQLVVALRRLAC, from the coding sequence ATGAGGGCGCGCACCCTGGAAATCTGCGCTAACTCCGTGCACTCAGCCCTGGCGGCCCAGGCCGGGGGCGCCGACCGGGTTGAGCTGTGCCAGCAGCTGGAGCAGGGCGGCACTACCCCCTCGCTGGGCACCATCGAGCAGGTGCTCTCCCAGCTGACTATTCCCGTGTTCGTGCTGATCCGGCCGCGGCCCGGGCCCTTCTGCTACGATGCCCAGGAGCAGGCCGTCATGGCCGCTGACATCCGGCACTGCCGGGCGCTGGGGTGCGCCGGCGTCGTGCTCGGAGCCCTGGACCAGGCCGGCCGCGTAGACCGGGCCGCCTGCGAGCGGCTGATGGACGCGGCCGGGCCGCTGGCGGTCACGTTTCACCGTGCCTTCGATGCGTGCCCCGATCAAGGGCAGGCCCTGGAAGATATCATCCGCCTGGGCTGCCAGCGCCTGCTGACTTCCGGGGGGCAGCCCACCGCCGTGGCGGGGCAGCCCCAGCTGGCCGCCCTGATCAAGCAGGCGGAAGGGCGCCTGAGCATTATGCCGGGCTCGGGGCTGACGCCCACCACGATTCAGCAGGTGGCCCGGCATACCGGCGCCCGGGAGTTTCACGCCAGCGCGAAACGGGAGCTAGCGGGTGGGCCACCCGCGAAAGCATCCGAGTTTGATTGCCCGCGCTGGGAAACCGATGCCGCAATCGTGCAGCAGCTGGTCGTCGCCCTGCGCCGGCTGGCCTGTTAA
- a CDS encoding ABC transporter ATP-binding protein: MENQHVGLTIRKVSKRYANGVQALHNVSLDIAPGMFGLLGPNGAGKSTLMRTLATLQEPDEGQLLLGDLDVVNQKEAVRQTLGYLPQEFGVYPKASAEELLDYFAVLKGITNRAVRKETTAALLRQTNLWDKRKQKLGSFSGGMKQRFGVAVALLGNPRLLIVDEPTAGLDPAERVRFLNLLSELGENSVVILSTHIVEDVAELCTNMAIINQGQILLEAQPLEAVASLQGRIWRKLTDKRALPALEQEHRVISAKLLSGRTLVHVYSPDRPGIGFEPAEPNLQDVYFSAMTGCFSPVSPQPKAEGVAL; encoded by the coding sequence ATGGAAAATCAACACGTCGGCCTCACCATCCGCAAGGTTTCAAAAAGGTATGCGAATGGCGTGCAGGCCCTACATAATGTTTCCTTGGACATTGCCCCGGGCATGTTCGGGCTCCTGGGACCAAACGGGGCCGGCAAATCAACCCTCATGCGCACGCTTGCCACCCTGCAGGAGCCTGACGAAGGGCAGCTGCTGCTGGGCGACCTCGATGTAGTAAACCAGAAGGAAGCGGTGCGCCAGACGCTGGGCTACCTGCCCCAGGAGTTTGGGGTCTACCCCAAAGCCAGTGCGGAGGAACTGCTCGACTACTTCGCGGTGCTCAAAGGCATCACCAACCGGGCCGTGCGCAAAGAAACCACCGCGGCCTTGCTCAGGCAAACCAACCTCTGGGATAAACGCAAGCAGAAGCTGGGCAGCTTTTCGGGGGGCATGAAGCAGCGCTTTGGCGTGGCGGTGGCCTTACTAGGCAACCCGCGGCTGCTCATTGTAGACGAGCCCACGGCGGGCCTCGACCCGGCCGAGCGGGTGCGCTTTCTGAACCTGCTCAGCGAACTGGGGGAAAACAGCGTGGTGATTCTCTCCACCCACATCGTGGAAGATGTCGCGGAGCTGTGCACGAACATGGCCATCATCAACCAGGGGCAGATCCTGCTGGAGGCCCAGCCCCTGGAGGCCGTGGCCTCCCTGCAGGGCCGCATCTGGCGCAAGCTGACCGATAAACGGGCCCTGCCGGCCCTGGAGCAGGAGCACCGGGTTATTTCGGCCAAACTTCTGAGTGGCCGCACCCTGGTGCACGTGTACAGCCCGGACCGGCCGGGCATCGGCTTTGAGCCAGCGGAGCCGAACCTGCAGGATGTCTACTTCAGCGCCATGACGGGCTGCTTTAGCCCGGTTAGTCCGCAACCGAAAGCGGAGGGGGTAGCGCTATGA
- a CDS encoding N(4)-(beta-N-acetylglucosaminyl)-L-asparaginase, with product MPSRRKFLTSSAGLALLAAGRPLEAISLAPTAPAGKPLVISTWDTGLAANLGAWKVLSKGGRALDAVEAGVMVTEASQNCCVGLGGNPDREGIVTLDACIMDEQFNCGSVAALERIKHPISVARRIMERTPHVMLVGEGAQQFAVAQGFPLEPQKLSPDAEKAYREWLKTSLYQPVVNIENSGRRPPGPVGGANNHDTIAMLARDAKGNLSGSCTTSGMGFKMRGRLGDSPLIGSGLFVDNAVGAAAATGQGEDVIRMAGAHTVVELMRQGLSPTAACKAAIERVAKIKGDKARDIQVCFIAVSSQGQHGAYALQKGFSYAVCTAENQQQLIQSDYWLK from the coding sequence ATGCCTTCTCGCCGCAAGTTTCTCACCTCCTCCGCTGGCCTGGCTTTGCTGGCCGCGGGGCGCCCCCTCGAAGCCATCAGCCTGGCTCCAACAGCGCCAGCAGGAAAGCCGCTGGTTATCTCCACCTGGGACACGGGTCTGGCGGCCAACCTGGGGGCCTGGAAAGTGCTCAGCAAGGGCGGCCGCGCCCTGGATGCGGTGGAAGCGGGCGTGATGGTGACGGAAGCCTCGCAGAACTGCTGCGTCGGGCTGGGCGGCAACCCCGACCGGGAAGGCATCGTGACCCTGGACGCCTGCATCATGGACGAGCAATTTAACTGCGGCAGCGTGGCGGCCCTGGAGCGCATCAAGCACCCCATCAGTGTGGCCCGCCGCATCATGGAGCGCACCCCCCACGTGATGCTGGTGGGCGAAGGAGCCCAGCAGTTTGCCGTGGCCCAGGGATTTCCCCTGGAGCCGCAGAAGCTCAGCCCCGACGCCGAAAAGGCCTACCGGGAATGGCTGAAAACCAGCCTTTACCAGCCCGTGGTGAACATTGAAAACTCGGGCCGCCGCCCCCCCGGCCCGGTGGGCGGGGCCAACAACCACGATACCATTGCCATGCTGGCCCGGGATGCCAAGGGCAACCTGAGTGGCAGCTGCACAACCAGCGGCATGGGCTTTAAGATGCGGGGCCGCCTCGGCGACTCTCCCCTGATCGGGTCGGGGCTGTTCGTGGACAATGCCGTAGGAGCCGCCGCCGCCACGGGCCAGGGCGAAGACGTGATTCGTATGGCCGGCGCCCACACGGTGGTGGAGCTTATGCGCCAGGGCCTCTCCCCTACGGCTGCCTGCAAGGCCGCCATTGAGCGGGTGGCCAAAATCAAAGGCGACAAGGCCCGCGACATCCAGGTGTGCTTTATTGCCGTCAGCAGCCAGGGCCAGCACGGCGCCTACGCCCTCCAGAAGGGCTTCAGCTACGCCGTGTGCACCGCCGAAAACCAGCAGCAGCTTATCCAAAGCGACTATTGGCTGAAATGA